Proteins encoded by one window of Salvia splendens isolate huo1 chromosome 7, SspV2, whole genome shotgun sequence:
- the LOC121741034 gene encoding prefoldin subunit 6-like, producing MAAIKELTRDLENKANDFRKLEKDIQKNQQVKKKYTIQLGENELVLKELDLLNEDTNVYKLIGPVLVKQDLAEANANVRKRIEYISAELKRLDSTLQDLQEKLNSKQESIAKLQQRIQTLQAGKAKA from the exons ATGGCCGCTATCAAGGAGCTAACACGCGATCTAGAGAACAAAGCCAATGATTTCAGAAAACTTGAGAAAG ATATTCAGAAGAACCAGCAAGTGAAAAAGAAGTACACCATTCAGCTCGGCGAAAACGAGCTCGTGCTCAAG GAACTGGATTTGTTGAACGAGGACACGAATGTGTACAAATTGATTGGCCCGGTGCTAGTGAAGCAGGATTTGGCTGAGGCTAATGCCAATGTTCGGAAGCGGATTGAATATATCTCTGCCGAATT GAAACGCTTAGATAGTACTCTTCAAGATTTACAAGAAAAGCTAAATAGCAAGCAAGAATCG ATTGCCAAGCTACAACAAAGAATCCAGACTCTTCAAGCTGGAAAAGCAAAGGCCTAA
- the LOC121741513 gene encoding phospho-N-acetylmuramoyl-pentapeptide-transferase homolog isoform X1, which yields MQLQSHAVSRRNLNHVGFLAGCCCLRLPSSRLSFGSASGYAEHKLFESRVPSHGFRAARGVLRIFAMDDDFGVSFGDWSSNDRPFEYMYSSSEGEDSDGDLFLQPITDVDLPTSKERLLPSDDTITVTAHRLSTLGSTRRRRKTVYGIWNNVGLMSFSTFLLLLVDQCAWRIVRLPLAPFYLMRPFLISVILVSCAGYICVPLFRMFNMRSRVRKGAPIQHSSKKGTPTMGGLYFVPIGLLVAEVVLKFSSIEVSAAAVATMAFAAIGLLDDFLSISNKNDGLSAWIRILLEAATGMWFSYWLWTTDISTPYNMKTVVPLPGPLGLVRLGKFYPVLSSFCFVSMANGVNLTDGLDGLAAGTAALAFIGMSIVVLPICSDLSVFGASMAGACVGFLFQNQHKASIFMGDTGALALGGALAAMASCTGMFFPLFISSGIYVVEALSVIIQVSFFKATKHFMRRGYRIFRMAPLHHHLELCGVREPVVVAAAYFVACLLILCAAYVGLASA from the exons ATGCAATTGCAATCTCATGCTGTGAGTAGGAGGAATCTCAATCATGTAGGGTTTCTCGCGGGTTGCTGCTGTCTCAGACTCCCGTCGTCGCGCCTGTCTTTCGGTAGCGCCTCCGGTTATGCCGAGCACAAG TTGTTTGAATCACGGGTTCCTAGCCATGGATTTCGCGCGGCGCGCGGAGTTCTTCGAATTTTCGCCATGGATGAT GATTTTGGTGTTTCATTTGGAGATTGGAGTAGTAATGATAGGCCCTTTGAATATATGTATTCATCAAGCGAGGGTGAAGACAGCGACGGGGATCTTTTTCTGCAGCCGATTACGGATGTTGATCTTCCCACCTCAAAAGAGCGGTTGCTGCCGTCTGATGACACCATAACTGTGACTGCGCATAGGCTTTCAACGCTCGGCAGCACGAGAAGGAGAAGAAA GACTGTTTATGGAATTTGGAACAATGTTGGACTTATGTCGTTTTCAACGTTTCTTCTTTTACTTGTGGATCAGTGTGCGTGGCGGATTGTTAGATTGCCTCTCGCACCATTCTACTTGATGCGGCCTTTCCTGATATCTGTAATTTTAGTATCTTGTGCTGGCTATATTTGTGTCCCGTTGTTTCGTATGTTTAATATGCGGTCAAGAGTAAGGAAAGGGGCACCGATCCAACACTCTTCCAAGAAAGGAACCCCCACAATGGGCGGCTTGTATTTTGTACCGATTGGCCTACTTGTTGCTGAAGTTGTACTCAAATTTTCATCCATTGAAGTTTCTGCAGCAGCAGTAGCAACTATGGCATTTGCTGCAATTGGTCTATTAGATGATTTTTTGAGCATCAGCAATAAAAATGATGGCCTCTCTGCTTGGATTAGGATTTTGTTGGAG GCAGCTACCGGAATGTGGTTCTCCTATTGGCTGTGGACAACGGACATATCAACACCCTACAACAT GAAAACTGTGGTTCCTCTACCCGGACCTTTGGGCCTTGTTCGCCTTGGGAAATTTTATCCAGTCTTGAGttcattttgttttgtttccATGGCCAATGGTGTTAATTTGACTGATGGACTTGATGGGCTGGCTGCGGGAACTGCTGCATTAGCATTCATCGGGATGTCAATTGTTGTTCTTCCTATATGCTCCG ATCTTTCAGTATTTGGAGCATCGATGGCTGGAGCATGCGTTGGTTTTCTTTTCCAAAACCAGCACAAGGCATCTATATTCATGGGCGACACAGGAGCTTTAGCTTTGGGTGGGGCTCTTGCTGCAATGGCTTCTTGCACTGGAATGTTCTTCCCATTGTTCATTTCATCAGGGATATATGTTGTAGAAGCACTTTCAGTTATCATACAG gtatcCTTCTTCAAGGCGACCAAGCATTTCATGCGAAGGGGATACCGAATTTTTCGAATGGCGCCCTTGCACCACCACCTCGAGTTATGTGGAGTTAGAGAACCAGTAGTTGTTGCCGCCGCATATTTTGTTGCGTGTTTGTTGATCCTATGTGCAGCATACGTCGGCCTTGCTTCTGCTTGA
- the LOC121741514 gene encoding 60S ribosomal protein L18a: MVTYRFHQYQVVGRALPTETEEHPKIYRMKLWATNEVRAKSKFWYFLRKLKKVKKSNGQVLAINEIFEKNPTTIKNYGIWLRYQSRTGYHNMYKEYRDTTLNGGVEQMYTEMASRHRVRSHCIQIIKTATVPAKLCKRESTKQFHDSKIKFPLVYKKVRPPSRKLKTTYKATRPNLFM; the protein is encoded by the exons ATGGTGACTTACAGG TTCCATCAGTACCAGGTGGTGGGGAGAGCTCTGCCGACGGAGACGGAGGAGCATCCGAAGATCTACCGCATGAAGCTTTGGGCCACCAATGAAGTCCGCGCCAAGTCCAAATTTTG GTATTTCTTGAGGAAGCTTAAGAAGGTGAAGAAGAGCAACGGCCAGGTTCTTGCTATCAACGAG ATTTTCGAGAAGAACCCTACAACCATCAAGAACTACGGCATCTGGTTGAGATACCAGAGCAGAACTGGTTATCACAACATGTACAAGGAGTACCGTGACACCACTCTGAACGGTGGCGTTGAGCAGATGTACACCGAGATGGCCTCCCGCCACAGGGTGCGCAGCCACTGCATCCAAATCATCAAGACCGCAACTGTCCCGGCCAAGCTTTGCAAGAGGGAGAGCACTAAGCAGTTCCATGATTCCAAGATCAAGTTTCCCTTGGTCTACAAGAAGGTTAGACCACCTTCCAGGAAGCTCAAGACCACATACAAAGCAACCAGGCCCAACTTGTTTATGTAA
- the LOC121741515 gene encoding 60S ribosomal protein L18a-like protein, producing the protein MSEEGGGKTLGVSAAAQSSPPPPNYYYGTFQGVANYQPQPQPDYSVIGIPQPVLPSAISAHPPHYYPPGYHAVPGHVVAHGPFREERLPCFGVGLGWLLFITGFFLGAIPWYIGVFLLLCVRMDDREKPGLIACGIAALLAALAVTLGLTNASYPW; encoded by the exons ATGAGCGAAGAAGGCGGAGGAAAGACCCTAGGCGTCTCGGCCGCCGCCCAATCTTCGCCACCGCCGCCCAATTATTACTACGGCACTTTTCAAGGCGTGGCTAATTATCAGCCCCAGCCCCAGCCCGATTATTCGGTGATAGGAATCCCTCAGCCTGTGCTCCCTTCCGCCATCTCTGCCCATCCGCCGCATTACTATCCTCCGGGATATCACGCCGTTCCTG GTCATGTTGTTGCTCATGGACCTTTTAGGGAGGAACGGCTCCCCTGTTTCGGTGTTGGACTTGGATGGCTCTT GTTTATTACTGGTTTCTTTCTGGGTGCAATCCCCTGGTATATAGGAGTTTTTCTACTGCTATGTGTCCGTATGGATGACAGGGAGAAGCCTGGACTCATTGCATGTGGCATAGCT GCTCTGCTAGCTGCTCTTGCTGTTACTCTTGGTTTGACAAATGCAAGTTATCCCTGGTGA
- the LOC121741513 gene encoding phospho-N-acetylmuramoyl-pentapeptide-transferase homolog isoform X2: MDDDFGVSFGDWSSNDRPFEYMYSSSEGEDSDGDLFLQPITDVDLPTSKERLLPSDDTITVTAHRLSTLGSTRRRRKTVYGIWNNVGLMSFSTFLLLLVDQCAWRIVRLPLAPFYLMRPFLISVILVSCAGYICVPLFRMFNMRSRVRKGAPIQHSSKKGTPTMGGLYFVPIGLLVAEVVLKFSSIEVSAAAVATMAFAAIGLLDDFLSISNKNDGLSAWIRILLEAATGMWFSYWLWTTDISTPYNMKTVVPLPGPLGLVRLGKFYPVLSSFCFVSMANGVNLTDGLDGLAAGTAALAFIGMSIVVLPICSDLSVFGASMAGACVGFLFQNQHKASIFMGDTGALALGGALAAMASCTGMFFPLFISSGIYVVEALSVIIQVSFFKATKHFMRRGYRIFRMAPLHHHLELCGVREPVVVAAAYFVACLLILCAAYVGLASA, from the exons ATGGATGAT GATTTTGGTGTTTCATTTGGAGATTGGAGTAGTAATGATAGGCCCTTTGAATATATGTATTCATCAAGCGAGGGTGAAGACAGCGACGGGGATCTTTTTCTGCAGCCGATTACGGATGTTGATCTTCCCACCTCAAAAGAGCGGTTGCTGCCGTCTGATGACACCATAACTGTGACTGCGCATAGGCTTTCAACGCTCGGCAGCACGAGAAGGAGAAGAAA GACTGTTTATGGAATTTGGAACAATGTTGGACTTATGTCGTTTTCAACGTTTCTTCTTTTACTTGTGGATCAGTGTGCGTGGCGGATTGTTAGATTGCCTCTCGCACCATTCTACTTGATGCGGCCTTTCCTGATATCTGTAATTTTAGTATCTTGTGCTGGCTATATTTGTGTCCCGTTGTTTCGTATGTTTAATATGCGGTCAAGAGTAAGGAAAGGGGCACCGATCCAACACTCTTCCAAGAAAGGAACCCCCACAATGGGCGGCTTGTATTTTGTACCGATTGGCCTACTTGTTGCTGAAGTTGTACTCAAATTTTCATCCATTGAAGTTTCTGCAGCAGCAGTAGCAACTATGGCATTTGCTGCAATTGGTCTATTAGATGATTTTTTGAGCATCAGCAATAAAAATGATGGCCTCTCTGCTTGGATTAGGATTTTGTTGGAG GCAGCTACCGGAATGTGGTTCTCCTATTGGCTGTGGACAACGGACATATCAACACCCTACAACAT GAAAACTGTGGTTCCTCTACCCGGACCTTTGGGCCTTGTTCGCCTTGGGAAATTTTATCCAGTCTTGAGttcattttgttttgtttccATGGCCAATGGTGTTAATTTGACTGATGGACTTGATGGGCTGGCTGCGGGAACTGCTGCATTAGCATTCATCGGGATGTCAATTGTTGTTCTTCCTATATGCTCCG ATCTTTCAGTATTTGGAGCATCGATGGCTGGAGCATGCGTTGGTTTTCTTTTCCAAAACCAGCACAAGGCATCTATATTCATGGGCGACACAGGAGCTTTAGCTTTGGGTGGGGCTCTTGCTGCAATGGCTTCTTGCACTGGAATGTTCTTCCCATTGTTCATTTCATCAGGGATATATGTTGTAGAAGCACTTTCAGTTATCATACAG gtatcCTTCTTCAAGGCGACCAAGCATTTCATGCGAAGGGGATACCGAATTTTTCGAATGGCGCCCTTGCACCACCACCTCGAGTTATGTGGAGTTAGAGAACCAGTAGTTGTTGCCGCCGCATATTTTGTTGCGTGTTTGTTGATCCTATGTGCAGCATACGTCGGCCTTGCTTCTGCTTGA